From Oryzias melastigma strain HK-1 linkage group LG15, ASM292280v2, whole genome shotgun sequence, one genomic window encodes:
- the ncoa4 gene encoding nuclear receptor coactivator 4 isoform X1 — MISTKTHNKGARMAVAPAGLKQCQQAQEQLDSAISCVLRAEQQLRENAREVRLELQNCVSRQQEALRCREVWLLGQIELLEQVKSETLQHQLQQLHRLRGQFDLISPLLQSSSGSDLSRQLNSCMERLSSLSLTPEETPEMSFHADTRSLRHAITSFGSITAQVEEAGSNQSAVLQRGQVHPSTNQQTESATWSEWLLGASPAGSSSSPPHFQPSSDLQDWLQTGQDSKTSSPVLGHADFLQAWGQLLDLEAWLLQDQNRVSRERTISSSSSSTFSIEKIDESEFSSPEEEEEGDLGDWLVTPPLAASDGLSDAERWRSVLRPFQDGWVSSEWLVEAGPSAPSCNSCCQSSSAVEIENLGQLKCLKSPPAPVSASPAPTVEAWLQQVAPLQQTCKANEPCSSYSECVCDDNCGKEALSRWLLKQEGRDKNGVLLTKNSSAPQQHKEHEHKVQAILEAWLHPSTCKAPPISSPFQFPLNPDVWVLPKEDTTQLGEDGEDKWLLRKRSQAQECLVLPAVCDLFSCMKVGGDKDRWLQKAAMQM, encoded by the exons gTTCGCCTGGAGCTGCAGAACTGCGTGAGCCGCCAGCAGGAGGCGCTGCGCTGCAGGGAGGTGTGGCTCCTGGGTCAGATCGAGCTGCTGGAGCAGGTCAAGTCAGAGACTCTGCAGCATCAGCTGCAGCAACTGCACCGG ctccGAGGACAGTTCGACCTGATCTCCCCgctgctgcagagctcctcCGGCAGCGATCTGAGTCGGCAGCTGAACAGCTGCATGGAGCG GTTGTCCTCCCTGAGCCTGACTCCGGAGGAAACGCCCGAGATGAGTTTCCACGCCGACACGCGCTCCCTGAGGCACGCCATCACCTCATTCGGCAGCATCACCGCACAG GTGGAAGAGGCCGGCTCAAATCAGAGCGCTGTTCTCCAGCGGGGTCAGGTTCACCCCTCTACCAATCAGCAG ACGGAGTCGGCGACTTGGAGCGAGTGGCTGCTGGGAGCTAGTCCGGCCGGGAGCAGCAGCTCTCCTCCTCACTTCCAGCCAAGCAGCGACCTTCAGGATTGGTTGCAGACGGGTCAGGACTCCAAG ACTTCCTCTCCAGTTCTGGGTCACGCAGACTTCCTGCAGGCCTGGGGACAGCTGCTGGACCTGGAGGCGTGGCTCCTGCAGGACCAGAACCGGGTCAGTCGGGAGCGAACCATCAGCAGCAGCTCTAGCTCCACCTTCTCCATCGAGAAAATCGACGAATCAGAGTTCAGCTcgcctgaggaggaggaggagggggatcTGGGTGACTGGCTCGTCACCCCGCCCCTCGCCGCCTCCGATGGGCTGTCGGACGCCGAGCGGTGGCGCAGCGTGCTCCGCCCCTTCCAGGACGGCTGGGTGTCCAGCGAGTGGCTGGTGGAGGCGGGGCCCTCCGCCCCCAGCTGCAACTCCTGCTGTCAGAGCAGCAGCGCCGTGGAGATCGAGAACCTGGGCCAGCTCAAGTGCCTTAAGAGCCCACCGGCACCCGTCTCggcaagccccgcccccacagtAGAGGCGTGGCTTCAGCAGGTGGCGCCGCTGCAGCAGACCTGCAAGGCCAACGAGCCGTGCTCCTCCTACTCCGAGTGCGTCTGCGACGACAACTGTGGGAAGGAGGCGCTGAGCCGCTGGCTGCTGAAGCAGGAGGGGCGGGACAAGAACGGCGTCCTGCTAACCAAAAACAGCTCCGCCCCCCAGCAGCACAAGGAGCACGAACACAAG GTTCAAGCCATTTTAGAGGCGTGGCTCCACCCCAGCACCTGCAAAGCTCCGCCCATCTCGTCTCCATTCCAGTTTCCTCTAAATCCGGACGTCTGGGTTCTTCCTAAAGAAGACACCACCCAGCTGGGGGAGGACGGCGAGGACAAGTGGCtgctgaggaagaggagtcaAGCCCAG GAGTGCCTGGTGCTGCCTGCCGTCTGTGACCTTTTCTCCTGCATGAAAGTGGGCGGGGACAAGGACAGGTGGCTGCAGAAAGCTGCCATGCAG ATGTGA
- the ncoa4 gene encoding nuclear receptor coactivator 4 isoform X2 yields MAVAPAGLKQCQQAQEQLDSAISCVLRAEQQLRENAREVRLELQNCVSRQQEALRCREVWLLGQIELLEQVKSETLQHQLQQLHRLRGQFDLISPLLQSSSGSDLSRQLNSCMERLSSLSLTPEETPEMSFHADTRSLRHAITSFGSITAQVEEAGSNQSAVLQRGQVHPSTNQQTESATWSEWLLGASPAGSSSSPPHFQPSSDLQDWLQTGQDSKTSSPVLGHADFLQAWGQLLDLEAWLLQDQNRVSRERTISSSSSSTFSIEKIDESEFSSPEEEEEGDLGDWLVTPPLAASDGLSDAERWRSVLRPFQDGWVSSEWLVEAGPSAPSCNSCCQSSSAVEIENLGQLKCLKSPPAPVSASPAPTVEAWLQQVAPLQQTCKANEPCSSYSECVCDDNCGKEALSRWLLKQEGRDKNGVLLTKNSSAPQQHKEHEHKVQAILEAWLHPSTCKAPPISSPFQFPLNPDVWVLPKEDTTQLGEDGEDKWLLRKRSQAQECLVLPAVCDLFSCMKVGGDKDRWLQKAAMQM; encoded by the exons gTTCGCCTGGAGCTGCAGAACTGCGTGAGCCGCCAGCAGGAGGCGCTGCGCTGCAGGGAGGTGTGGCTCCTGGGTCAGATCGAGCTGCTGGAGCAGGTCAAGTCAGAGACTCTGCAGCATCAGCTGCAGCAACTGCACCGG ctccGAGGACAGTTCGACCTGATCTCCCCgctgctgcagagctcctcCGGCAGCGATCTGAGTCGGCAGCTGAACAGCTGCATGGAGCG GTTGTCCTCCCTGAGCCTGACTCCGGAGGAAACGCCCGAGATGAGTTTCCACGCCGACACGCGCTCCCTGAGGCACGCCATCACCTCATTCGGCAGCATCACCGCACAG GTGGAAGAGGCCGGCTCAAATCAGAGCGCTGTTCTCCAGCGGGGTCAGGTTCACCCCTCTACCAATCAGCAG ACGGAGTCGGCGACTTGGAGCGAGTGGCTGCTGGGAGCTAGTCCGGCCGGGAGCAGCAGCTCTCCTCCTCACTTCCAGCCAAGCAGCGACCTTCAGGATTGGTTGCAGACGGGTCAGGACTCCAAG ACTTCCTCTCCAGTTCTGGGTCACGCAGACTTCCTGCAGGCCTGGGGACAGCTGCTGGACCTGGAGGCGTGGCTCCTGCAGGACCAGAACCGGGTCAGTCGGGAGCGAACCATCAGCAGCAGCTCTAGCTCCACCTTCTCCATCGAGAAAATCGACGAATCAGAGTTCAGCTcgcctgaggaggaggaggagggggatcTGGGTGACTGGCTCGTCACCCCGCCCCTCGCCGCCTCCGATGGGCTGTCGGACGCCGAGCGGTGGCGCAGCGTGCTCCGCCCCTTCCAGGACGGCTGGGTGTCCAGCGAGTGGCTGGTGGAGGCGGGGCCCTCCGCCCCCAGCTGCAACTCCTGCTGTCAGAGCAGCAGCGCCGTGGAGATCGAGAACCTGGGCCAGCTCAAGTGCCTTAAGAGCCCACCGGCACCCGTCTCggcaagccccgcccccacagtAGAGGCGTGGCTTCAGCAGGTGGCGCCGCTGCAGCAGACCTGCAAGGCCAACGAGCCGTGCTCCTCCTACTCCGAGTGCGTCTGCGACGACAACTGTGGGAAGGAGGCGCTGAGCCGCTGGCTGCTGAAGCAGGAGGGGCGGGACAAGAACGGCGTCCTGCTAACCAAAAACAGCTCCGCCCCCCAGCAGCACAAGGAGCACGAACACAAG GTTCAAGCCATTTTAGAGGCGTGGCTCCACCCCAGCACCTGCAAAGCTCCGCCCATCTCGTCTCCATTCCAGTTTCCTCTAAATCCGGACGTCTGGGTTCTTCCTAAAGAAGACACCACCCAGCTGGGGGAGGACGGCGAGGACAAGTGGCtgctgaggaagaggagtcaAGCCCAG GAGTGCCTGGTGCTGCCTGCCGTCTGTGACCTTTTCTCCTGCATGAAAGTGGGCGGGGACAAGGACAGGTGGCTGCAGAAAGCTGCCATGCAG ATGTGA